The Pseudomonas cucumis sequence TCGCCACCGAAGAGTTGAGCTTCGCCGCCAACTTCATTCAATCGCGCAACTTCCGCGCCTTTGAAACCTATGCCCTGACCACACTGATCTACCTGTGCATGGCGCTGTTGATCCGCCAATTGCTGAACTGGATCGGCCGGCGCTACATAGCAAGGAGCAGCAGCCAATGAGCGATTTCACCTTCTGGGACATCCTGCGCAACCTGCTCACGGGCCTGCAATGGACCTTGGCATTGTCGTTGGTGGCGTTTATCGGCGGCGGGCTGATCGGTTTGCTGATCATGGTAATGCGGATTTCAAAAAAATCCCTGCCCAGCCACTTCGCCCGTACCTACATCGAACTGTTCCAGGGCACGCCGCTGTTGATGCAGCTGTTTCTGGTGTTCTTCGGTGTGGCGTTGGCCGGTGTGGAGATTTCACCGTGGATGGCGGCGGCGATTGCCCTGACGCTGTTCACCAGCGCCTACTTGGCGGAGATCTGGCGCGGTTGCGTCGATTCGATCCCCAACGGCCAGTGGGAAGCGTCGTCGAGCCTGGCGCTCAATCCGCTGGAGCAATTGCGCTACGTGATCCTGCCGCAAGCCCTGCGCATCGCCGTGGCGCCGACCGTGGGCTTCTCGGTGCAAGTGGTCAAAGGCACCGCCGTCACCTCGATCATTGGCTTTACCGAACTGACCAAGACCGGCGGCATGCTCGCCAATGCGACCTTCGAACCGTTCATGGTCTACGGCCTCGTGGCCCTCGGTTACTTCCTGCTCTGCTACCCCTTGTCCCTCAGTGCGCGCTACCTGGAAAGGAGACTGCATGCCTCTGCTTAGAATTTCCGCCCTGCATAAATATTACGGCGACCACCATGTGCTCAAAGGCATCGACCTGAGTGTCGACGAAGGCCAGGTGGTGGCGATCATCGGCCGCAGCGGCTCGGGGAAATCCACCTTGTTGCGCACCCTCAATGGTCTGGAATCGATCAATGATGGCGTGATCGAAGTCGACGGCGAATACCTCGACGCCGCCCGCGCCGACCTGCGCAGCTTGCGGCAGAAAGTCGGGATGGTGTTCCAGCAGTTCAATCTGTTCCCGCACCTGACCGTGGGCGAAAACGTCATGCTCGCGCCGCAAGTGGTGCAGAAAGTGCCGAAAGCCAAAGCCGCCGAACTGGCGCGGCAGATGCTGGAACGGGTCGGGCTGGGGGAAAAGTTCGATGCGTTCCCGGATCGACTGTCTGGCGGCCAGCAACAGCGGGTGGCGATTGCTCGCGCGTTGGCCATGTCACCGAAAGTGCTGCTGTGCGACGAGATCACCTCGGCGCTGGACCCGGAACTGGTCAACGAAGTGCTGAGCGTGGTCCGGCAACTGGCCAAGGAAGGCATGACGCTGATCATGGTCACCCATGAAATGCGTTTTGCCCGGGAGGTTGGGGACAAATTGGTCTTCATGCACCACGGCAAGGTGCATGAGGTGGGGGATCCGAAGATTCTGTTTGCCAACCCGCAGACGGCGGAGCTGGCGAATTTCATCGGAACGGTGGAAGCGGCAGGCTGAAGGATAATTTAGTGCCTTTGAGGCCGCCTTCGCGGGCAAGCCCGCTCCCACAGGGCTCTCTGTTGGAACGCGATCATGTGTTCGACGCAAAAACCTGTGGGAGCGGGCTTGCCCGCGATTGACCGCACAGCGGTCACCTGCATGACTGCGCTGGATCAAGGCTTTGAACACTGCGCGTTGGCGGCAGCGTTTGATCGTGGCAGGATGTCGGGGTTATCGACCGAGACCCCCTGACCATGCCGCTATCCCAAGCCAAGAATCTGTCCCTGATCGCCGCAATCGACCTGGGCTCCAACAGCTTTCACATGGTCGTGGCCAAGGCCCAGAACGGCGAAATCCGGATTCTCGAGCGTCTCGGGGAGAAGGTTCAGCTGGCCGCCGGCATCGACGAAGAGCGCCAACTCAGCGAAGAATCCATGCAACGCGGGCTCGATTGCCTGAAGCGTTTCGCCCAACTGATCAGCGGTATGCCGCCCGGCACGGTGCGGATCGTCGGCACCAACGCCCTGCGCGAAGCCCGTAACCGCGCCGAATTCATCCATCGCGCCGAAGAAATCCTCGGTCATCCGGTAGAAGTCATCTCCGGCCGTGAAGAAGCGCGCCTGATTTACCTCGGCGTCTCCCACACCCTCGCCGACACCCCGGGCAAGCGCCTGGTGGCTGACATCGGCGGCGGCAGTACTGAATTCATCATCGGCCAGCGTTTCGAGCCGTTGCTGCGCGAAAGCCTGCAAATGGGCTGCGTCAGCTTCACCCAGCGCTATTTCAAGGATGGCAAGATCACCCCGGCCCGCTACGCCCAGGCGTACACCGCGGCGCGGCTGGAGATCATGAGCATCGAACACGCCCTGCACCGCCTGACCTGGGATGAAGCCATCGGCTCCTCGGGCACCATTCGCGCCATTGGCCTGGCGCTGAAGGCCGGCGGGCATGGCACTGGCGAAGTGAATGCCGAAGGCCTGGCCTGGCTCAAGCGCAAACTGTTCAAACTCGGCGATATCGAGAAAATCGACTTCGAAGGCATCAAGCCCGATCGCCGGGCAATCTTCCCCGCCGGCCTGGCGATTCTCGAAGCGATCTTCGATGCCCTCGAATTGCAACGCATGGATCACTGTGAAGGCGCGTTGCGCGAAGGCGTGCTCTATGACCTGCTGGGCCGTCATCATCACGAAGACGTCCGTGAGCGTACGCTCAGCTCGCTGATGGAGCGTTACCACGTCGACCTGGAACAAGCCGTACGAGTTGAGCGCAAGGCACTGCACGCCTTCGATCAAGTGGCTGAAGACTGGGACCTGAATGACGGCGTCTGGCGCGAATTGCTGAGCTGGGCAGCCAAGGTCCATGAGGTGGGCCTGGACATCGCCCACTATCAGTACCACAAGCACGGCGCCTACCTGATCGAGCACTCGGACCTGGCCGGATTCTCCCGCGAAGACCAGCAAATGCTCGCGCTGCTGGTACGAGGCCACCGACGCAATATTCCCAAGGACAAGTTCGCCGACTTCGGCGACGACGGCATCAAACTGATTCGCCTGTGCGTGCTGCTGCGCTTTGCGATTCTGTTCCATCACATCCGCGGCACCCAGGAAATGCCACAAGTCGTGCTGCACGCCAATGGCGACAGCCTGGATGTGTTGTTCCCGGAACACTGGCTGGACGACAACCAGTTGACTCAAGCCGACTTCGCCCTCGAAGCGGAATGGCTGACCCGCGTCAGCTTCGTGCTCAACGTCCGCTAAGCCCTGTGGCGAGGGAGCAAGCCCCCTCGCCACAATGTCTAGTCCTGAAATAGGGCGATCCACATGGATCGCCCTTTTTTGTATCAACCGAACCTACGTTAACGAACGGCCAGAATCGGGCTACCCAAACGCTCAAGCAAAGTTGCCTGGGCACTGCGCGGGTTTTGGTTGCCGGTTGGCGTATTGCGCACGTAGCGACCGTCCGCCTGCAGGCTCCAGCTGTGGGTGTTGTCGGTGAGATAGAGCTCCAGCTCTTTCTTGACCCGCATGATCAGCTTCTTGCCTTCGACCGGGAAGCAAGTCTCGACGCGCTTGTCGAGGTTGCGCTCCATCCAGTCGGCGCTGGACAGGAACATCTGCTCTTCACCGCCGTTGAGGAAGTAGAAGACCCGGGTGTGCTCCAGGAAGCGACCGATGATCGAGCGCACGTGGATGTTGTGCGAAACCCCGGCGATGCCCGGCCGCAGGCAGCACATGCCGCGCACCACCAGATCGATACGTACCCCGGACTGACTGGCCTTGTACAACGCACGGATAACCTTCGGATCAGTCAGCGAGTTGAACTTGGCGATGATGTGTGCCGGTTTGCCGTCCAGAGCGAACTGCGTCTCCCGGGCAATCATGTCGAGCATGCCCTTCTTCAACGTGAACGGCGCATGCAGCAGTTTCTTCATGCGCAGGGTTTTACCCATGCCGATCAACTGGCTGAACAGTTTGCCGACGTCTTCGCACAAGGCATCGTCGGAGGTCAGCAGGCTGTAGTCGGTGTACAGACGGGCGTTGGCCGCGTGGTAGTTGCCGGTACCCAAGTGGGCGTAGCGGACAATCTCGCCAGCCTCGCGGCGCAAAATCAGCATCATCTTGGCGTGGGTCTTGAAGCCGACCACGCCGTAAATCACTACCGCACCGGCCGCTTGCAGACGGCTGGCCAGTTGCAAGTTGGATTCTTCGTCGAACCGCGCACGCAATTCGATCACCGCCGTCACTTCCTTGCCGTTACGCGCAGCGTCCACCAGCGCATCGACAATCTCGGAGTTGGCGCCGCTGCGATACAACGTCTGACGAACCGCCAGTACATGCGGATCCTTGGCCGCCTGGCGCAGCAAGTCGACCACCGGGGTGAACGATTCGAACGGGTGCAGCAGCAGGATGTCCTGCTTGCTGATCACGCTGAAAATGTTCTCGCTGTTTTGCAGCAGTTTCGGGATCTGCGGGGTAAACGGGGTGTATTGCAGCTCCGGATGACTGTCCAGGCCGGTGATGCTGAACAGCCGGGTCAGGTTGACCGGGCCGTTGACCTGATACAGCTCGGTCTCGTGCAGGTTGAACTGCTTGAGCAGGTAATCGGACAGGTGTTTTGGGCAAGTGTCGGCTACTTCCAGCCGCACCGCGTCACCGTAGCGACGGGAGAACAACTCGCCGCGCAGGGCGCGGGCCAGGTCTTCTACGTCTTCGGTATCGACCGCGAGGTCGGCGTTTCGGGTCAGGCGGAACTGGTAGCAACCCTTGACCTTCATGCCCTGAAACAGGTCATCGGCATGGGCGTGGATCATCGACGACAGGAACACGTAGTTGTCGCCGGGCCCACCGACTTCTTCCGGCACCTTGATGATTCGCGGCAGCAGACGCGGCGCCGGAATGATCGCCAGACCGGAGTCGCGACCGAAGGCGTCGATGCCTTCGAGCTCGACGATGAAGTTCAGGCTCTTGTTCACCAGCAACGGAAACGGGTGCGTCGGGTCGAGGCCGATCGGGGTGATGATCGGCGCAATCTCGTCGCGGAAATAACGACGAACCCAGGTCTTGAGCTTGGTGGTCCAGTAGCGGCGACGGATGAAGCGGACCTGATGTTTTTCCAGTTCCGGCAACAGAATGTCGTTGAGGATCGCGTATTGGCGATCGACATGACCGTGCACCAGTTCGCTGATGCGAGCCAACGCCTGGTGCGGTTGCAAGCCATCGGCGCCAGCCTGTTCACGGGCGAAGGTGATCTGCTTCTTCAGGCCGGCTACACGAATCTCGAAGAATTCGTCCAGGTTGCTCGAGAAGATCAGCAGAAACTTCAGCCGCTCCAGCAATGGGTAGGACTCATCCAGCGCCTGTTCCAGCACGCGGATGTTGAACTGCAGTTGCGAGAGCTCACGATGGATGTACAGGCTGCTGTCATCCAGCCCGGGAATGGCAATCGCTGGTGCCGCCACAACGGGCTCGGCCACTACCGCGGGTGGAGCAGGCTCCAGTTCCGGCGGGGTTTCGGCGATTTGCTCCACCACAGGTTGAGCATCTTTTACGGCAACTTCAGTGAGTCCTTCGGTATTCATCGAATGTTCCTGGGAGGGCTATTTCTGCTCTCGTAACAATTGAGCAGCGCGGACGGCAAAGTAAGTCAGGATGCCATCAGCGCCTGCACGTTTAAAAGCGGTCAGGGATTCGAGGATAACCCCTTCGCTCAACCAGCCATTCTGGATCGCTGCCATGTGCATGGCGTATTCGCCGCTGACCTGATAGACAAAGGTCGGCACTTTGAATTCTTCTTTGACCCGGTAAAGGATATCCAGATACGGCATGCCTGGCTTGACCATGACCATGTCCGCGCCTTCTGACAAGTCCGCCGACACTTCGTGCAGGGCTTCGTTGCTGTTGGCCGGGTCCATCTGATAGGAGGCCTTGTTGGCCTTGCCCAGGTTCAGCGCCGAGCCCACCGCATCGCGGAACGGGCCGTAATAGGCGCTGGCGTATTTGGCCGAGTAAGCCATGATCCGCACGTTGACGTGATCGGCCAGCTCCAGCGCCTCGCGGATCGCCTGGATGCGACCGTCCATCATGTCTGACGGGGCCACCACCTGAGCGCCGGCTTCGGCGTGGGACAGGGCCTGTTTAACCAGTGCGTCGACGGTAATGTCGTTCTGCACGTAGCCTTCTTCGTCGAGGATGCCGTCCTGACCGTGGGTGGTGAACGGGTCCAGGGCGACGTCGGTGATCACACCCAACTCCGGGAACCGGTCACGCAGGGCTCGGGTGGCGCGCTGGGCGATGCCGTTCGGGTTCCACGCTTCGGCGGCGTCCAGGGATTTGAGCTCTGGTGGTGTCACCGGGAACAATGCCAGCGCCGGAATCCCCAGCTCGACCCACTTGGCCGCTTCTTCCAGCAACAAATCGATGGTCAGGCGTTCGACGCCCGGCATCGAGGCCACCGCTTCGCGACGGTTTTCACCGTCCAGCACGAACACCGGCAGGATCAGATCATCCACGGTCAGTACGTTTTCACGGACCAGTCGACGCGAGAAATCATCACGACGGTTGCGACGCAGGCGAGTTGCAGGAAACAAACGGTTGGCGGGGGTAAAGCTCACGGCAGACTCCTGAGCCCGCGCTGGCGGGCGAGCGTGACAGTTATAAGCGGCCATTATGACGAACGTATTACAGTTATGTGCACCCCTATAGCCGCATTCCATTGTCCTTGTAGGAAATGTTCACGTCGAGACACATTTGGACACTTTCATGAATGTGCACGAAGCGTTAGGCTGCGCGTTCATTTCGCCAGCACCCAGACAATGCTCCAACAATTTCTTCAGGAATTCGGCTACTTCGCCCTCTTTCTCGGCACGTTCTTCGAAGGCGAAACCATCCTGGTGCTCGCGGGCTTCCTTGCGTTCCGTGGATACATGGACATCAAGGTGGTAATGCTCGTGGCATTCCTCGGCAGTTATGCCGGCGATCAGCTGTGGTACTTCCTGGGACGCAAGCACGGGCGCAAATTGCTGGCGCGCAAACCGCGCTGGCAACTGATGGGTGATCGGGCGCTGGAACATATCCGCAAGCACCCGGACATCTGGGTGCTGAGCTTCCGCTTTGTCTACGGGTTGCGCACCGTGATGCCGGTGGCGATCGGTCTGTCGGGCTATCCGCCGGGACGTTATTTGCTGCTCAACGGAATTGGCGCAGCCATCTGGGCCGCCGCGCTGGCTTCCGCTGCCTATCACTTCGGCGCGGTGCTCGAAGGCATGCTCGGCAGCGTCAAGAAGTACGAGCTATGGGTGCTGGGCGCCCTGCTGGTACTGGGCTTTTGCCTGTGGCTGCGGCGGCGCTTCAAGAATGCCCGTCTGGCGAAGAAGATCTACGCCGACGAGCAAGCGCTGAAAGCCGAACAGGCCAAGTCCAGCGAACCTACGACGCCCATCGAGTGAAGCGGTTTCTACAACAGTAGAGACCGATTCCGCTGAGCAGGCTGTAACTGAGCAGCCCCACCCAGCTCACCGCGCTGACCGGCCATAACCCGACCATTGGTGCCAGCCACACCAGCGGCAGGTTCGATGCCAGCCGCAATAGCTCCAGTTTCAGTGCCTGCGGGCGATTCTCCAGGGCCACGCCCAACACAAACAGCCCCCATGCCACAGCCCCCCAGCCCAACACCAGGGCTGAAGTCGGCAGGCTCAGCTCCAGGTTCATCAAGTAACTGCCTAAGGCGATGTAGACGCAAAATTGCAGTGCCACATACCACTGCTGGCGCCCGTCCAGCGGCACCTCGAATTTGCGGAACTGGCTCAGGTCCGGTTTGTTCATCGGGTATTTGGCCGCGACATCCGCCGGCCGCCA is a genomic window containing:
- a CDS encoding amino acid ABC transporter permease; amino-acid sequence: MSDFTFWDILRNLLTGLQWTLALSLVAFIGGGLIGLLIMVMRISKKSLPSHFARTYIELFQGTPLLMQLFLVFFGVALAGVEISPWMAAAIALTLFTSAYLAEIWRGCVDSIPNGQWEASSSLALNPLEQLRYVILPQALRIAVAPTVGFSVQVVKGTAVTSIIGFTELTKTGGMLANATFEPFMVYGLVALGYFLLCYPLSLSARYLERRLHASA
- a CDS encoding amino acid ABC transporter ATP-binding protein, coding for MPLLRISALHKYYGDHHVLKGIDLSVDEGQVVAIIGRSGSGKSTLLRTLNGLESINDGVIEVDGEYLDAARADLRSLRQKVGMVFQQFNLFPHLTVGENVMLAPQVVQKVPKAKAAELARQMLERVGLGEKFDAFPDRLSGGQQQRVAIARALAMSPKVLLCDEITSALDPELVNEVLSVVRQLAKEGMTLIMVTHEMRFAREVGDKLVFMHHGKVHEVGDPKILFANPQTAELANFIGTVEAAG
- the hemB gene encoding porphobilinogen synthase, with protein sequence MSFTPANRLFPATRLRRNRRDDFSRRLVRENVLTVDDLILPVFVLDGENRREAVASMPGVERLTIDLLLEEAAKWVELGIPALALFPVTPPELKSLDAAEAWNPNGIAQRATRALRDRFPELGVITDVALDPFTTHGQDGILDEEGYVQNDITVDALVKQALSHAEAGAQVVAPSDMMDGRIQAIREALELADHVNVRIMAYSAKYASAYYGPFRDAVGSALNLGKANKASYQMDPANSNEALHEVSADLSEGADMVMVKPGMPYLDILYRVKEEFKVPTFVYQVSGEYAMHMAAIQNGWLSEGVILESLTAFKRAGADGILTYFAVRAAQLLREQK
- the ppx gene encoding exopolyphosphatase, producing MPLSQAKNLSLIAAIDLGSNSFHMVVAKAQNGEIRILERLGEKVQLAAGIDEERQLSEESMQRGLDCLKRFAQLISGMPPGTVRIVGTNALREARNRAEFIHRAEEILGHPVEVISGREEARLIYLGVSHTLADTPGKRLVADIGGGSTEFIIGQRFEPLLRESLQMGCVSFTQRYFKDGKITPARYAQAYTAARLEIMSIEHALHRLTWDEAIGSSGTIRAIGLALKAGGHGTGEVNAEGLAWLKRKLFKLGDIEKIDFEGIKPDRRAIFPAGLAILEAIFDALELQRMDHCEGALREGVLYDLLGRHHHEDVRERTLSSLMERYHVDLEQAVRVERKALHAFDQVAEDWDLNDGVWRELLSWAAKVHEVGLDIAHYQYHKHGAYLIEHSDLAGFSREDQQMLALLVRGHRRNIPKDKFADFGDDGIKLIRLCVLLRFAILFHHIRGTQEMPQVVLHANGDSLDVLFPEHWLDDNQLTQADFALEAEWLTRVSFVLNVR
- a CDS encoding DedA family protein → MLQQFLQEFGYFALFLGTFFEGETILVLAGFLAFRGYMDIKVVMLVAFLGSYAGDQLWYFLGRKHGRKLLARKPRWQLMGDRALEHIRKHPDIWVLSFRFVYGLRTVMPVAIGLSGYPPGRYLLLNGIGAAIWAAALASAAYHFGAVLEGMLGSVKKYELWVLGALLVLGFCLWLRRRFKNARLAKKIYADEQALKAEQAKSSEPTTPIE
- the ppk1 gene encoding polyphosphate kinase 1, with the translated sequence MNTEGLTEVAVKDAQPVVEQIAETPPELEPAPPAVVAEPVVAAPAIAIPGLDDSSLYIHRELSQLQFNIRVLEQALDESYPLLERLKFLLIFSSNLDEFFEIRVAGLKKQITFAREQAGADGLQPHQALARISELVHGHVDRQYAILNDILLPELEKHQVRFIRRRYWTTKLKTWVRRYFRDEIAPIITPIGLDPTHPFPLLVNKSLNFIVELEGIDAFGRDSGLAIIPAPRLLPRIIKVPEEVGGPGDNYVFLSSMIHAHADDLFQGMKVKGCYQFRLTRNADLAVDTEDVEDLARALRGELFSRRYGDAVRLEVADTCPKHLSDYLLKQFNLHETELYQVNGPVNLTRLFSITGLDSHPELQYTPFTPQIPKLLQNSENIFSVISKQDILLLHPFESFTPVVDLLRQAAKDPHVLAVRQTLYRSGANSEIVDALVDAARNGKEVTAVIELRARFDEESNLQLASRLQAAGAVVIYGVVGFKTHAKMMLILRREAGEIVRYAHLGTGNYHAANARLYTDYSLLTSDDALCEDVGKLFSQLIGMGKTLRMKKLLHAPFTLKKGMLDMIARETQFALDGKPAHIIAKFNSLTDPKVIRALYKASQSGVRIDLVVRGMCCLRPGIAGVSHNIHVRSIIGRFLEHTRVFYFLNGGEEQMFLSSADWMERNLDKRVETCFPVEGKKLIMRVKKELELYLTDNTHSWSLQADGRYVRNTPTGNQNPRSAQATLLERLGSPILAVR